ACGGCGACGAGGGCCCCAATGCGTCGCATGCACCTCGTATCCGCTACCGCACCGCGATTGGAATGACGCGAGAGTTCCGCTCCTGTGTCTTTGTCTGGACGAAGCCGCTTCCACTTGTCGGCAGCATGATGCCCGTGCGCTACCACCCCACGATCCCCTGGCTTCACGGCGTGGATCGCTGGACGCACCGCTGGATCGCGCCTGTGTTTTTTGGTTTGACCGGGGCCGCATTCGT
The sequence above is a segment of the Phycisphaeraceae bacterium D3-23 genome. Coding sequences within it:
- a CDS encoding DUF3592 domain-containing protein, producing the protein MLAMLLTWAGYIGLGIAAVLLLLDLARFRKTEGKVLGWERSDGDEGPNASHAPRIRYRTAIGMTREFRSCVFVWTKPLPLVGSMMPVRYHPTIPWLHGVDRWTHRWIAPVFFGLTGAAFVWFGSL